A region from the Streptomyces lydicus genome encodes:
- a CDS encoding thioesterase family protein, with product MALVNRGNSEFDRDTAVTRRAPGVYDAHLSAGWTIIQAVNGGYLLALMGRALGDALPHPDPLSVTAHYLTASVPGPAVIRTEVVRSGRTMSTGTASLVQFAEDGSEVERLRVLAAYGDLDALPDDVRTTAKPPDIPPYEHCLGTDSAPDGRPAIPGSTAIAERLALRLDPATAGWAVGAPSGKGEMRAWFGLADGREPDPLSLLLTVDALPPTAFEMGLLGWVPTVELTAHIRRRPAPGPLRVAITTRNLAGGFLEEDAEVWDIEDRLVAQSRQLARAVLQE from the coding sequence ATGGCTCTGGTGAACCGAGGCAACAGCGAGTTCGACCGCGATACGGCGGTCACCCGCCGCGCCCCCGGCGTCTATGACGCCCACCTCTCCGCCGGCTGGACGATCATCCAGGCGGTCAACGGCGGCTACCTCCTCGCCCTCATGGGCCGCGCCCTGGGCGACGCCCTCCCGCACCCCGACCCGCTCTCCGTCACCGCGCACTACCTGACCGCCTCGGTCCCCGGCCCCGCCGTGATCCGCACCGAGGTGGTCCGCAGCGGACGCACGATGTCGACCGGCACCGCCAGCCTCGTGCAGTTCGCAGAGGACGGCAGCGAGGTCGAGCGGCTGCGGGTGCTCGCCGCGTACGGCGACCTCGACGCGCTGCCCGACGACGTCCGCACCACCGCCAAGCCGCCGGACATCCCGCCGTACGAGCACTGCCTGGGGACGGACAGTGCTCCGGACGGCCGCCCCGCGATCCCCGGCAGCACCGCCATCGCCGAGCGGCTCGCGCTGCGCCTGGACCCGGCGACCGCGGGCTGGGCCGTCGGTGCCCCGTCCGGCAAGGGCGAGATGCGCGCCTGGTTCGGCCTCGCCGACGGCCGCGAGCCCGACCCGCTCTCCCTCCTGCTGACCGTCGACGCCCTGCCGCCCACCGCCTTCGAGATGGGCCTGCTCGGCTGGGTACCCACCGTCGAGCTGACCGCCCACATCCGCCGGCGCCCGGCGCCCGGTCCGCTCCGGGTCGCCATCACCACCCGCAATCTGGCGGGCGGCTTCCTGGAGGAGGACGCGGAGGTCTGGGACATCGAGGACCGACTGGTCGCCCAGTCACGGCAGTTGGCGCGGGCGGTGCTGCAGGAGTAG
- a CDS encoding trimeric intracellular cation channel family protein, translating into MLHVLYLVGVAAFAASGVLAAYRANMDPFGGLVLAFAASISGGTLRDVILDRRPLYWTHDWVLLTVIICVGVGTMIYLRFWQLPHKSLLVVDAIGLSVVTVIGARAAIEAGATPLAVIILAVLTGVAGEVIRDVLCGEFPPLLLREDVYAIAALAGGCCYLLLHHLGTGATPAAAISAGVVFALRMSAVYLGLHLPRSQQLSGRRGQQDSG; encoded by the coding sequence ATGCTTCACGTCCTCTACCTGGTCGGTGTGGCCGCCTTCGCCGCGAGCGGGGTGCTGGCCGCCTATCGCGCCAACATGGACCCCTTCGGCGGCCTGGTGCTCGCCTTCGCCGCGTCGATCTCCGGCGGCACGCTGCGCGACGTCATCCTCGACCGGCGGCCGCTGTACTGGACGCACGACTGGGTGCTGCTGACCGTGATCATCTGCGTCGGCGTCGGCACCATGATCTATCTGCGGTTCTGGCAGCTGCCGCACAAATCCCTGCTGGTGGTCGACGCGATCGGGCTGTCCGTGGTCACGGTGATCGGGGCCCGCGCCGCGATCGAGGCGGGCGCCACCCCGCTCGCCGTGATCATCCTGGCGGTGCTGACCGGGGTCGCCGGCGAGGTCATCCGCGATGTGCTGTGCGGGGAGTTCCCGCCGCTGCTGCTGCGGGAGGACGTCTATGCGATCGCCGCGCTGGCCGGCGGCTGCTGCTACCTCCTGCTGCACCACCTCGGCACCGGGGCCACCCCCGCCGCGGCGATCTCGGCGGGGGTGGTGTTCGCGCTGCGGATGAGCGCGGTCTACCTCGGGCTGCACCTGCCGCGCTCGCAGCAGCTCAGCGGCCGGCGCGGGCAGCAGGACTCCGGCTGA
- a CDS encoding M1 family metallopeptidase, translating to MALSRSARRTSRWLALATAVASAATIAAAPAASPGSPGIGDPYFPGLGNGGFDALHYDLGVSYHPDSGRLDGRTTLTARATQNLSAFDLDLQKLTVDSVRVNGRRAHFTRSGDEISIRPDFPLRRGGKFTVTLAYHGVPQALSGPIVFGSDYGWMKTKDGVFVACEPNAASTWFPSSDHPGDKATYDIRIDAPKGLTGVSNGRLIASGEAHGRSYAHWRESRPMATYLATATIGKFDVRTGTTPGGTPVYVATDPTLPTGTVDVYGVTAEATDYWSKVFGPYPFEETGAIVDDMPQAGFSLEVQSKPAYSAVRSETTIVHELAHQWFGDSVSVRQWKDIWLNEGFASYAQWLWAEHRGSLSAHDAFRKAYDARPAGDAFWKVKVADPQRDTMFAQAVYTRGAMTLQALRERIGDTAFFKLLPAWTSAHRYGNADTAQFIALAEKISGQQLDDLFTTWLKTDSKPAPPAN from the coding sequence ATGGCACTCTCCCGTTCCGCACGTCGCACCTCCCGCTGGCTCGCGCTGGCCACCGCGGTGGCCTCGGCCGCCACCATCGCCGCCGCACCCGCCGCTTCGCCCGGCTCCCCGGGCATCGGTGACCCGTACTTCCCCGGGCTGGGCAACGGCGGCTTCGACGCCCTGCACTACGACCTCGGCGTCAGCTACCACCCCGACAGCGGCCGCCTCGACGGCCGCACCACCCTCACCGCCAGGGCCACCCAGAACCTCTCCGCCTTCGACCTGGACCTGCAGAAGCTGACGGTCGACTCGGTCCGGGTGAACGGCCGGCGAGCGCACTTCACCAGATCCGGCGACGAGATATCCATACGCCCCGACTTCCCGCTGCGCCGCGGCGGGAAGTTCACCGTCACCCTCGCCTACCACGGTGTCCCCCAGGCGCTGAGCGGTCCGATCGTCTTCGGCTCCGACTACGGCTGGATGAAGACCAAGGACGGCGTCTTCGTCGCCTGTGAGCCGAACGCCGCCTCGACGTGGTTCCCCTCCAGCGACCACCCCGGCGACAAGGCCACCTACGACATCCGCATCGACGCCCCCAAGGGCCTGACCGGGGTCTCCAACGGGCGCCTGATCGCCTCAGGCGAGGCGCACGGCCGCTCGTACGCCCACTGGCGCGAGAGCCGCCCGATGGCGACGTACCTGGCCACCGCCACCATCGGAAAGTTCGACGTCCGTACCGGCACCACCCCCGGCGGCACGCCCGTCTACGTCGCCACCGACCCGACCCTGCCCACCGGCACCGTCGACGTCTACGGCGTCACCGCCGAGGCCACCGACTACTGGTCGAAGGTCTTCGGCCCGTACCCCTTCGAGGAGACCGGGGCGATCGTCGACGACATGCCGCAGGCCGGCTTCTCGCTGGAGGTGCAGTCCAAGCCCGCCTACTCGGCCGTGCGCAGCGAGACCACCATCGTCCACGAGCTGGCGCACCAGTGGTTCGGTGACTCGGTCTCCGTCAGGCAGTGGAAGGACATCTGGCTCAACGAGGGCTTCGCCAGCTACGCACAGTGGCTGTGGGCCGAGCACCGCGGCTCCCTCAGCGCCCATGACGCCTTCCGCAAGGCGTACGACGCCCGGCCGGCGGGCGACGCCTTCTGGAAGGTGAAGGTCGCCGATCCGCAGCGGGACACCATGTTCGCCCAGGCCGTCTACACCCGGGGCGCGATGACGCTCCAGGCGCTGCGCGAGCGGATCGGGGACACGGCGTTCTTCAAGCTGCTGCCGGCCTGGACCTCCGCGCACCGTTACGGCAACGCCGACACCGCCCAGTTCATCGCACTCGCCGAGAAGATCTCCGGGCAGCAGCTGGACGACCTCTTCACCACCTGGCTGAAGACGGACAGCAAGCCGGCACCGCCGGCGAACTGA
- a CDS encoding ABC transporter ATP-binding protein — translation MTETTDDQNKKIPLQKTADTPVEPAAETAFDVEPLLRVRGLVRHFPITKGLLKRQVGAVQAVDGIDFDVRPGETLGVVGESGCGKSTMGRLITRLDEPTGGSVEFQGQDITHLSPGRLRPMRRDVQMIFQDPYGSLNPRHTIGGIVSTPFRLQGVEPEGGVKKEVQRLLELVGLSPEHYNRYPHEFSGGQRQRIGIARALALKPKLVVADEPVSALDVSIQAQVVNLMDDLQEELGLTYVIIAHDLSVIRHVSDRIAVMYLGKIVELADRKGLYESPMHPYTKALLSAVPVPDPKRRTQRDRILLKGDVPSPINPPSGCRFRTRCWKATEVCATTEPPLVALRTGHQVACHHPENAENAENAAATAVAADTAGSKDTGPAGGKAATGK, via the coding sequence GTGACCGAGACGACTGACGACCAGAACAAGAAGATTCCGCTCCAGAAGACGGCGGACACCCCGGTGGAGCCTGCCGCGGAGACCGCCTTTGACGTCGAGCCGCTGCTGCGGGTCCGCGGTCTGGTCCGGCACTTCCCGATCACCAAGGGCCTGCTCAAGCGGCAGGTCGGGGCGGTGCAGGCGGTCGACGGCATCGACTTCGACGTCCGTCCTGGGGAGACCCTGGGCGTCGTCGGCGAGTCCGGCTGCGGCAAGTCGACGATGGGCCGGCTGATCACCCGGCTCGACGAGCCGACCGGCGGCTCCGTCGAGTTCCAGGGCCAGGACATCACCCACCTGTCTCCGGGCCGGCTGCGGCCGATGCGCCGGGACGTCCAGATGATCTTCCAGGACCCGTACGGTTCGCTGAACCCGCGGCACACCATCGGCGGGATCGTCTCCACCCCCTTCCGCCTTCAGGGCGTCGAGCCCGAGGGCGGGGTGAAGAAGGAGGTGCAGCGGCTGCTGGAGCTGGTGGGCCTGAGCCCGGAGCACTACAACCGCTATCCGCACGAGTTCTCCGGCGGCCAGCGGCAGCGCATCGGCATCGCCCGTGCCCTGGCGCTCAAGCCCAAGCTGGTGGTCGCCGACGAGCCGGTCTCCGCGCTCGATGTGTCCATCCAGGCGCAGGTCGTCAACCTCATGGACGACCTGCAGGAGGAGCTGGGCCTGACGTACGTCATCATCGCCCACGACCTCTCGGTCATCCGGCATGTGTCGGACCGGATCGCGGTGATGTACCTCGGCAAGATCGTGGAGTTGGCGGACCGCAAGGGGCTCTACGAGTCGCCGATGCACCCGTACACCAAGGCCCTGCTGTCCGCGGTGCCGGTGCCCGACCCCAAGCGGCGCACCCAGCGCGACCGGATCCTGCTCAAGGGCGATGTGCCCTCGCCGATCAACCCGCCCTCCGGCTGCCGGTTCCGCACCCGCTGCTGGAAGGCGACCGAGGTGTGCGCCACCACCGAGCCGCCGCTGGTCGCGCTGCGCACGGGGCACCAGGTGGCCTGCCACCACCCGGAAAACGCAGAGAACGCAGAGAACGCAGCGGCCACAGCGGTCGCGGCGGACACAGCAGGCTCAAAGGACACCGGACCGGCGGGCGGTAAGGCGGCAACCGGCAAGTAA
- a CDS encoding ABC transporter ATP-binding protein → MTDSSEDKTEAAVGEPTAAGSRPPSAFLEVRDLKVHFNTDDGIVKSVDGLNFTLEKGKTLGIVGESGSGKSVTSLAVMGLHRASRQQRSKVNMSGEIWLDGKELVGADPDEVRRLRGREMAMIFQDPLSALHPFYSVGSQIVEAYRVHNDVDKKTARKRAIEMLDRVGIPQPDKRVDDHPHQFSGGMRQRAMIAMALVNNPELLIADEPTTALDVTVQAQILDLIRDLQKEFGSAVIIITHDLGVVAELADDLLVMYGGRCVERGPAEKVFYEPQHPYTWGLLGSMPRIDRDQTDRLIPVKGSPPSLINVPSGCAFNPRCPYADVPKDNLTRTVRPELREAGSGGTPANGGVADGGGHFSACHMSQEERERIWTEEIAPKL, encoded by the coding sequence GTGACCGACTCCTCCGAGGACAAGACCGAGGCCGCCGTGGGCGAACCCACCGCGGCCGGCTCCCGGCCCCCCTCCGCCTTCCTCGAAGTGCGCGACCTGAAGGTGCACTTCAACACCGACGACGGGATCGTGAAGTCGGTCGACGGCCTGAACTTCACCCTGGAGAAGGGCAAGACGCTCGGCATCGTCGGCGAGTCCGGCTCCGGCAAGTCGGTGACCTCTCTCGCCGTGATGGGCCTGCACCGCGCCTCGCGCCAGCAGCGCAGCAAGGTGAACATGTCCGGCGAGATCTGGCTGGACGGCAAGGAGCTGGTCGGCGCCGATCCGGACGAGGTGCGCCGGCTGCGCGGCCGCGAGATGGCGATGATCTTCCAGGACCCGCTGTCCGCGCTGCACCCCTTCTACTCGGTCGGCAGCCAGATCGTGGAGGCCTACCGGGTCCACAACGACGTGGACAAGAAGACCGCGCGCAAGCGGGCGATCGAGATGCTGGACCGGGTCGGCATCCCGCAGCCCGACAAGCGGGTGGACGACCATCCGCACCAGTTCTCCGGCGGTATGCGCCAGCGCGCCATGATCGCGATGGCGCTGGTCAACAACCCGGAGCTGCTGATCGCGGACGAGCCCACCACCGCCCTGGACGTCACCGTGCAGGCACAGATCCTGGACCTGATCCGCGATCTGCAGAAGGAGTTCGGCTCGGCGGTCATCATCATCACCCACGACCTCGGGGTGGTCGCCGAACTCGCCGACGACCTGCTGGTGATGTACGGCGGACGGTGCGTCGAGCGCGGCCCGGCCGAGAAGGTCTTCTACGAGCCGCAGCACCCCTACACCTGGGGGCTGCTCGGTTCCATGCCGCGCATCGACCGCGACCAGACGGACCGGCTGATCCCGGTGAAGGGCTCCCCGCCCAGCCTGATCAACGTCCCGTCCGGCTGCGCCTTCAACCCCCGTTGCCCGTACGCGGATGTGCCCAAGGACAACCTCACCCGTACGGTCCGCCCCGAACTGCGCGAGGCCGGCAGTGGGGGCACCCCCGCCAATGGGGGCGTAGCCGACGGGGGAGGGCACTTCTCCGCCTGCCACATGTCGCAGGAGGAGCGGGAGCGTATCTGGACCGAAGAGATTGCGCCGAAGCTGTGA
- a CDS encoding ABC transporter permease has product MFSYIIRRLISAVVLLLIVSAVTFGIFFLLPKLAGQSTDQLAQQYIGKAPTPADIAAVKKNLGLDKPVYEQYWDFLKGIFVGVDYKFGPEAAKCHVPCFGYSFKTHIEVWPEIQNRLPVTLSLAAGAAVLWVVSGVATGVLSALRPGSVFDRMAMGVALAGVSLPMFFTGALALALFTYQWPIFERSDYIYLTEDPFGWARTLVLPWVTLAFLYSALYARLTRAGMLETLSEDYIRTARAKGLRERKVVVRHGLRAALTPIITVFGMDLGLLLGGALITEQVFSLKGVGAFAVEAINANDLPNILGVTLLAAFFIVMCNLVVDVLYAAVDPRVRLS; this is encoded by the coding sequence GTGTTCTCGTACATCATCCGCAGGTTGATCAGCGCAGTGGTCCTGCTGCTGATCGTCAGCGCGGTCACTTTCGGCATCTTCTTCCTGCTGCCGAAACTGGCCGGGCAGAGCACCGACCAGCTTGCCCAGCAGTACATCGGAAAGGCCCCCACGCCCGCGGACATCGCCGCGGTCAAGAAGAATCTCGGCCTGGACAAGCCCGTGTACGAGCAGTACTGGGACTTCCTCAAGGGCATTTTCGTCGGCGTCGACTACAAATTCGGTCCGGAAGCGGCCAAGTGTCATGTGCCGTGCTTCGGTTACTCCTTCAAAACCCATATCGAGGTCTGGCCGGAGATCCAGAACCGGCTTCCGGTGACGCTCTCGCTGGCCGCCGGCGCGGCCGTGCTCTGGGTCGTCTCCGGTGTCGCCACCGGTGTGCTCTCCGCGCTGCGCCCCGGCTCGGTCTTCGACCGGATGGCCATGGGCGTCGCGCTGGCCGGTGTCTCCCTCCCGATGTTCTTCACGGGAGCCCTGGCCCTGGCCCTGTTCACCTACCAGTGGCCGATCTTCGAGCGCAGCGACTACATCTATCTCACGGAAGATCCGTTCGGATGGGCCCGGACCCTGGTCCTGCCCTGGGTCACCCTGGCCTTCCTCTACTCCGCGCTCTACGCCCGGCTCACCCGGGCGGGCATGCTGGAGACGCTGAGCGAGGACTACATCCGTACGGCCCGCGCCAAGGGCCTGCGCGAGCGCAAGGTGGTCGTCCGGCACGGTCTGCGGGCCGCGCTCACCCCGATCATCACGGTCTTCGGCATGGACCTGGGCCTGCTGCTCGGCGGTGCGCTGATCACCGAACAGGTCTTCTCGCTCAAGGGAGTCGGCGCCTTCGCCGTCGAGGCGATCAACGCCAACGACCTCCCGAACATCCTCGGCGTCACCTTGCTCGCCGCGTTCTTCATCGTCATGTGCAATCTGGTGGTGGACGTTCTGTACGCCGCCGTCGACCCGCGGGTGAGGCTCTCGTGA
- a CDS encoding ABC transporter substrate-binding protein — MRRSVPVAAVAAITSAGLLLAGCSGGKGSSEGSGEANAATKGIVNASDAKGGTVTYAMSDAPESFDPGNTYYAFIYNFSRLYARPLTTFKPGPGAKGNELTPDLAESMGKPSDGGKTWTYKIRKGVKYDDGTTVTSQDVKYAVERSNFARDTLSLGPNYFQQFLKDNDGGYKGPYKDKSKAGLKSIETPDDQTVVFHLKKPFAEFDYLVSAPQTAPVPQAKDKGADYTKSVLSTGSYKFESYQEGKKLTLVRNPQWSAKTDPLRKQLPDKIVLNLKVAQSTIDKDLQSGNTLVDLAGRGVDGQTQAQLLTDPKEKGNTDNTLGQRLVYTALNTKVKPFDNIECRKAVEYAIDKKAVQTSLGGPIRGELASTVLPTDIEGYQKYDLYPQKYDGDKLDLAEAKKHWAKCGAGKTTTTILARNDRQDEVDAATSVIDSLKKIGVTAKIQSYPTSKYFSDYAGVPKFNKKNNVGLIMMQWGSDFPTGYGYLQQILNGKAISQSGNANLSELDDPEINNLLDSAIANTDKAAREKAYAEIDKKTMEQAAIVPLTYFKVLMYRSPKATNLVSTSAFSGQYDYLNIGVKK, encoded by the coding sequence ATGCGAAGGTCAGTTCCGGTCGCGGCTGTCGCGGCCATCACCAGTGCGGGCCTTTTGCTGGCCGGCTGCAGCGGGGGCAAGGGCTCCTCGGAGGGCTCGGGCGAGGCGAACGCCGCCACCAAGGGCATCGTCAACGCCTCGGACGCGAAGGGCGGCACGGTCACCTACGCGATGAGCGACGCCCCCGAGTCGTTCGACCCGGGCAACACCTACTACGCCTTCATCTACAACTTCAGCCGGCTCTACGCGCGGCCGCTCACCACCTTCAAGCCGGGCCCCGGCGCCAAGGGCAACGAGCTGACCCCGGACCTCGCCGAGTCGATGGGCAAGCCCAGTGACGGCGGGAAGACCTGGACGTACAAGATCCGCAAGGGCGTCAAGTACGACGACGGCACCACGGTCACCTCGCAGGACGTCAAGTACGCCGTCGAGCGCAGCAACTTCGCGCGTGACACCCTCTCGCTGGGCCCGAACTACTTCCAGCAGTTCCTCAAGGACAACGACGGCGGCTACAAGGGTCCCTACAAGGACAAGAGCAAGGCCGGCCTGAAGTCCATCGAGACCCCGGACGACCAGACCGTCGTCTTCCACCTCAAGAAGCCGTTCGCCGAGTTCGACTACCTGGTGAGCGCCCCGCAGACCGCCCCGGTCCCGCAGGCCAAGGACAAGGGCGCGGACTACACCAAGTCCGTGCTGTCCACCGGCTCGTACAAGTTCGAGAGCTACCAGGAGGGCAAGAAGCTCACCCTGGTCCGCAACCCGCAGTGGTCCGCGAAGACGGACCCGCTGCGCAAGCAGCTGCCGGACAAGATCGTCCTGAATCTGAAGGTCGCCCAGTCGACCATCGACAAGGACCTCCAGTCCGGTAACACCCTGGTGGACCTGGCCGGCCGTGGTGTCGACGGGCAGACCCAGGCCCAGCTCCTCACGGACCCCAAGGAGAAGGGCAACACCGACAACACTCTCGGCCAGCGCCTGGTCTACACGGCGCTGAACACCAAGGTGAAGCCGTTCGACAACATCGAGTGCCGCAAGGCCGTCGAGTACGCCATCGACAAGAAGGCCGTACAGACCTCCCTCGGCGGCCCGATCCGCGGTGAGCTGGCCTCCACGGTCCTGCCGACCGACATCGAGGGCTACCAGAAGTACGACCTGTACCCGCAGAAGTACGACGGCGACAAGCTGGACCTGGCCGAGGCCAAGAAGCACTGGGCGAAGTGCGGTGCCGGCAAGACCACGACCACGATCCTGGCCCGCAACGACCGCCAGGACGAGGTCGACGCGGCCACCTCGGTGATCGACTCGCTGAAGAAGATCGGCGTCACCGCCAAGATCCAGTCGTACCCGACCAGCAAGTACTTCTCGGACTACGCCGGTGTGCCGAAGTTCAACAAGAAGAACAACGTCGGCCTGATCATGATGCAGTGGGGCTCGGACTTCCCGACCGGCTACGGCTACCTGCAGCAGATCCTGAACGGCAAGGCAATCAGCCAGTCCGGTAACGCCAACCTGTCGGAGCTGGACGACCCGGAGATCAACAACCTGCTCGACAGCGCCATCGCCAACACCGACAAGGCGGCCCGCGAGAAGGCGTACGCCGAGATCGACAAGAAGACGATGGAGCAGGCGGCGATCGTTCCGCTCACCTACTTCAAGGTCCTGATGTACCGCTCGCCCAAGGCCACCAACCTGGTGTCCACCTCGGCCTTCAGCGGTCAGTACGACTACCTCAACATCGGCGTCAAGAAGTAG
- a CDS encoding ABC transporter permease: protein MTAPIETTGAAAEAQPEAVLKGVEGKRIEGRSLGQIAWLRFRRDKVAVAGAIVVILLIAVAALSRPIQALLGLDPNNPNQSLIDPNTTLPKGELGGMSADHPLGVDPKFGRDLLARILEGSWVSLIVAFGATLLSVAIGTVLGVVAGFYRGRVDAFISRMMDVFLAFPLLLFAIAISASLQGGAFGLDGLPLHISVLIFVIGFFNWPYMGRIVRAQTLSLREREFVDAARGMGARGPFILFRELLPNLVGPIIVYSTLLIPSNILFEAALSFLGVGIQPPQASWGGMLNQAVKYYEVDPQYMIVPGLAIFVTVLAFNLLGDGLRDALDPRSR from the coding sequence GTGACCGCACCGATCGAGACCACCGGGGCGGCTGCTGAGGCGCAGCCGGAAGCGGTGCTGAAGGGCGTCGAGGGAAAGCGGATCGAGGGGCGTTCGCTCGGCCAGATCGCATGGCTGCGCTTCAGGCGGGACAAGGTCGCGGTGGCCGGTGCCATCGTTGTCATCCTGCTCATCGCCGTCGCCGCGCTCTCCCGTCCGATCCAGGCCCTGCTGGGGCTGGACCCGAACAATCCCAACCAGTCGCTGATCGACCCCAACACCACGCTCCCCAAGGGCGAACTCGGCGGCATGAGCGCTGACCACCCCCTGGGCGTGGACCCGAAGTTCGGCCGCGATCTGCTCGCCCGGATCCTGGAGGGCTCCTGGGTGTCGCTGATCGTGGCGTTCGGCGCGACGCTGCTGTCGGTCGCCATCGGCACCGTGCTCGGTGTGGTCGCCGGCTTCTACCGCGGACGGGTGGACGCCTTCATCAGCCGGATGATGGACGTCTTCCTGGCCTTCCCTCTGCTGCTGTTCGCCATCGCGATCTCCGCCTCGCTGCAGGGCGGCGCCTTCGGCCTGGACGGCCTGCCGCTGCACATCTCGGTGCTGATCTTCGTGATCGGCTTCTTCAACTGGCCCTACATGGGGCGGATCGTGCGCGCGCAGACCCTGTCGCTGCGCGAGCGGGAGTTCGTGGACGCCGCCCGCGGCATGGGTGCGCGCGGGCCGTTCATTCTCTTCCGGGAGCTGCTGCCCAACCTGGTGGGGCCGATCATCGTCTACTCGACGCTGCTGATCCCCTCCAACATCCTCTTCGAGGCGGCCCTGAGCTTCCTGGGCGTCGGCATCCAGCCGCCCCAGGCGTCCTGGGGCGGCATGCTCAACCAGGCGGTCAAGTACTACGAGGTCGACCCCCAGTACATGATCGTCCCCGGCCTCGCGATCTTCGTCACCGTGCTCGCGTTCAACCTGCTCGGTGACGGACTGAGGGACGCGCTGGACCCGCGCAGCCGCTGA
- a CDS encoding enhanced serine sensitivity protein SseB C-terminal domain-containing protein yields MSAGAHQGPAAAGALEQLLQQVSPGRYDAYEALLHALAAGQVWMLLWHGRAGSPDAQYGNMEVEGLGYAPCVTSAPELAASGWNRDHEVVTGLEIATSLFPDRWGLWLNPHAPGGGIGIPWLDLRRIAGGLDRLPAGPLRISEPVIDIPQFYALLAQNAHRTPAVRSLRRAWVQPALGAPYLAIGLDLYDTGQQAVDSVRLMIQQSIGAVPDGLPVSTVAMNDEFDPVGMWMRASTRPFFDRDGYAQPPGQPAPAPSYGYGYPRAY; encoded by the coding sequence GTGAGCGCGGGTGCGCATCAGGGGCCGGCGGCGGCCGGAGCGCTGGAGCAGCTGCTCCAGCAGGTCTCGCCCGGCCGTTACGACGCCTATGAGGCGCTGCTGCACGCGCTCGCCGCGGGCCAGGTCTGGATGCTGCTGTGGCACGGCCGGGCCGGTTCGCCCGATGCGCAGTACGGAAACATGGAGGTCGAAGGGCTCGGCTATGCGCCATGTGTGACCTCGGCGCCCGAACTCGCCGCCTCCGGCTGGAACCGCGACCACGAGGTCGTCACCGGCCTGGAGATCGCCACCTCGCTCTTCCCCGACCGCTGGGGCCTGTGGCTCAATCCGCATGCCCCCGGCGGGGGTATCGGCATCCCGTGGCTGGATCTGCGCCGTATCGCCGGTGGTCTGGACCGGCTGCCGGCCGGTCCGCTGCGGATCTCCGAACCGGTCATCGACATCCCGCAGTTCTACGCGCTGCTCGCCCAGAACGCGCACCGGACGCCCGCCGTGCGGTCGCTGCGCCGGGCCTGGGTGCAGCCGGCGCTCGGTGCCCCCTATCTGGCGATCGGTCTGGATCTGTACGACACCGGCCAACAAGCGGTGGATTCGGTGCGGTTGATGATCCAGCAGTCGATCGGTGCGGTGCCGGACGGCCTGCCCGTCTCCACCGTCGCGATGAACGACGAGTTCGACCCGGTCGGCATGTGGATGCGGGCCTCCACGCGCCCCTTCTTCGACCGTGACGGCTACGCCCAGCCGCCGGGTCAGCCGGCCCCCGCGCCGTCGTACGGCTACGGCTACCCGCGCGCCTACTGA
- a CDS encoding enhanced serine sensitivity protein SseB → MTFPQQGIPQLAWPANELEEVLAASVGHPGAGGRIVEVLGRSRVWVPLPNGGGPESAGPGTRGLDLPTVELDGAAYVPVYSSEQEFLRVVGTHMSFTVAPAKEFARGLPPHIGIAVNPDGAVGVPLPPPAVAELCREGQHEAAGLPSGGRVRLFEPDWQDEPVDFLAAAGLEFSGAGIVLTARRALASVEGDTPALFVGVQIAADPAALHDGTAREAVLSALGRALGAVPVPWPVQLVMLDLAQGDPVADWMLERVRPFYSRDHS, encoded by the coding sequence ATGACATTTCCGCAGCAGGGGATACCGCAGCTGGCATGGCCGGCGAACGAGCTCGAAGAGGTGCTGGCCGCCTCGGTCGGGCACCCGGGCGCCGGTGGCCGGATCGTCGAGGTACTGGGCCGCAGCAGGGTCTGGGTGCCGCTGCCCAACGGCGGCGGACCGGAGAGCGCGGGTCCCGGCACCCGCGGCCTCGATCTGCCCACCGTCGAGCTCGACGGTGCGGCCTATGTCCCGGTCTACAGCTCCGAGCAGGAGTTCTTGCGGGTCGTCGGCACGCATATGTCCTTCACCGTCGCCCCGGCCAAGGAGTTCGCCCGCGGACTGCCCCCGCACATCGGTATCGCGGTCAACCCGGACGGCGCGGTCGGCGTCCCGCTGCCGCCCCCCGCGGTGGCCGAATTGTGCCGGGAGGGGCAGCACGAGGCGGCCGGTCTGCCCAGCGGCGGCCGGGTGCGGCTCTTCGAGCCGGACTGGCAGGACGAACCGGTGGACTTCCTGGCCGCTGCCGGACTGGAGTTCTCCGGCGCCGGAATTGTCCTGACTGCCCGGCGTGCCCTGGCAAGTGTCGAGGGCGACACGCCCGCGCTGTTCGTCGGTGTGCAGATCGCCGCGGACCCCGCGGCACTGCACGACGGCACCGCCCGCGAAGCGGTACTGTCAGCCCTCGGACGTGCGCTCGGTGCCGTACCGGTGCCCTGGCCCGTACAGCTCGTCATGCTCGACCTCGCCCAGGGCGACCCGGTCGCCGACTGGATGCTGGAGCGTGTGCGGCCCTTCTACTCTCGGGACCACTCGTAA